Proteins encoded together in one Variovorax paradoxus window:
- a CDS encoding thioredoxin family protein translates to MKLSLIAIGAAIAASVGALTFAAPRLGGDTPAGVVRPAPEFQNIDTWLNSPPLKLEALRGQVVLVDFWTYTCINCLNHLPHVKEWHEKYKDKGLTVVGVHTPEFAFEKSTKNVKDAIERLQIRHAVAQDNSYGTWRAFNNQYWPAVYLIDKEGRIAYSHFGEGSYGATEKKIQALLAEPSGAALTGAAPVGSAK, encoded by the coding sequence ATGAAGCTCTCCCTCATTGCCATCGGTGCGGCCATTGCCGCGTCGGTGGGCGCACTGACGTTTGCCGCGCCACGCCTCGGCGGCGACACGCCCGCGGGCGTGGTGCGCCCCGCGCCGGAGTTCCAGAACATCGACACATGGCTCAACTCGCCGCCGCTCAAGCTCGAGGCGTTGCGCGGCCAGGTAGTGCTGGTCGACTTCTGGACCTACACCTGCATCAACTGCCTCAACCACCTGCCCCACGTGAAGGAGTGGCACGAGAAGTACAAGGACAAGGGCTTGACCGTGGTGGGCGTGCACACGCCCGAGTTCGCGTTCGAGAAATCGACGAAGAACGTGAAGGACGCCATCGAGCGCCTGCAGATCAGGCACGCCGTGGCGCAGGACAACAGCTACGGCACCTGGCGGGCCTTCAACAACCAGTATTGGCCGGCCGTGTACCTGATCGACAAGGAGGGGCGCATTGCCTACTCGCATTTTGGAGAGGGCAGCTACGGCGCCACCGAGAAGAAGATCCAGGCGCTGCTTGCGGAACCCTCTGGCGCCGCACTTACTGGCGCGGCGCCGGTCGGGAGCGCCAAATGA
- a CDS encoding response regulator, with product MTPKTSDHILIVDDDREIRELLTTYLVKNGLRVVAVPTGRHMRAALEESGPFDLIILDLMLPGEDGLTLCRDLRTGKYKATPILMLTARSEEADRILGLEMGADDYLAKPFSARELLARLRAVMRRTRMLPPNMNAAEPAQKLAFGKWEVDTVARHLIDESGVMVALSGAEYRLLRVFLDHPQKVLSRDQLLSLTQGREAELFERSIDLLVSRLRQRLRDDAREPRYIKTVRSEGYVLASSVEAKD from the coding sequence ATGACACCCAAGACTTCCGATCACATCCTCATCGTCGACGACGACCGGGAAATCCGCGAGCTGCTCACCACCTACCTGGTGAAGAACGGTCTGCGGGTGGTCGCGGTGCCCACCGGGCGCCACATGCGCGCCGCGCTCGAAGAGTCGGGCCCGTTCGACCTGATCATTCTCGATTTGATGCTGCCCGGCGAAGACGGGCTCACGCTGTGCCGCGATCTGCGCACCGGCAAGTACAAGGCCACGCCCATCCTGATGCTGACCGCACGCAGCGAGGAGGCCGACCGCATCCTGGGCCTGGAGATGGGCGCCGACGACTACCTGGCCAAGCCCTTTTCGGCGCGCGAACTGCTCGCGAGGCTGCGCGCCGTGATGCGCCGCACCCGCATGCTGCCGCCCAACATGAATGCCGCCGAGCCGGCGCAGAAGCTGGCGTTCGGCAAGTGGGAGGTCGACACCGTGGCCCGCCACCTCATCGACGAAAGCGGCGTGATGGTGGCGCTGAGCGGCGCCGAGTACCGGCTGCTGCGCGTGTTTCTGGACCACCCGCAGAAGGTGCTGAGCCGCGACCAGTTGCTGAGCCTGACCCAGGGCCGCGAGGCCGAGCTCTTCGAGCGCTCCATCGACCTGCTCGTGAGCCGGCTGCGGCAGCGGCTGCGCGACGATGCGCGCGAGCCGCGCTACATCAAGACCGTGCGGAGCGAAGGCTACGTCCTCGCTTCGTCGGTCGAGGCGAAAGACTGA
- a CDS encoding organic hydroperoxide resistance protein: MTRIEKVLYTGKTHTSSGGRDGEARSSDGRLDIKLSSPGSAGAGTNPEQLFAAGWSACFIGAMGKAAGKMKVTLPPDLAVDAEVDLGMAGSEYFLQARLNVSLPGLDREVARALTDAAHQTCPYSKATRGNIDVAINLV; encoded by the coding sequence ATGACCCGCATCGAAAAAGTCCTCTACACCGGCAAGACCCACACCTCTTCGGGCGGCCGCGACGGCGAAGCGCGCAGCTCCGACGGCCGCCTGGACATCAAGCTCTCTTCGCCCGGCAGCGCCGGCGCCGGCACCAACCCCGAACAGCTGTTTGCCGCCGGCTGGTCTGCCTGCTTCATCGGGGCCATGGGCAAGGCGGCCGGCAAGATGAAAGTCACGCTGCCGCCCGACCTGGCGGTGGACGCGGAAGTCGACCTGGGCATGGCCGGCAGCGAGTATTTCTTGCAGGCGCGCCTGAACGTGAGCCTGCCGGGCCTCGACCGCGAAGTGGCACGGGCACTGACCGACGCGGCGCACCAGACCTGCCCATACTCCAAGGCCACCCGAGGCAATATCGACGTTGCCATCAACCTGGTGTGA
- a CDS encoding ATP-binding protein, with amino-acid sequence MPTPANPSANTARAANLANAASAAEGWRRLLPGSLFYRVTLIIVVGLAVAQLLTFAAIRYERNMALRELMMIGIERDIASSVAILDRLPAAERASWLDRLERRNYRFVLGGSADGTEPGSPASRQFAAAITEAMRPFEIVKVGEVAWPPEGLQIQVRLGDGSSVVVHARRVGMPVSGWVMWLLVVQLLVLAVCAWYAVRLVTRPLAQLSAAADELGPDLKGQALAEDGPSEVAHAARAFNAMQQRIAGYMAERVEILAAISHDLQTPITRMRLRTDLMDNEQDREKFRQDLDAMNSLVREGVTYARTLHGATEPPLRIDADALLESMVADYEDVGQQVRLEGKAGAPIVSRPNALRRILMNLIDNALKFGTDVRVQVHAEGGKLVVAVLDNGPGIPPDELEAVLKPFYRVESSRNRSTGGTGLGLAIAHQLAMAMGAELTLNNRAEGGLEARLTLGTAPAH; translated from the coding sequence ATGCCCACTCCTGCGAACCCTTCCGCGAACACGGCCCGTGCCGCGAATCTCGCGAATGCCGCTAGTGCCGCCGAGGGGTGGCGCAGGCTGCTGCCGGGTTCGCTGTTCTACCGCGTGACACTGATCATCGTGGTGGGCCTGGCCGTTGCGCAACTGCTCACTTTCGCCGCGATCCGCTACGAGCGGAACATGGCGCTTCGCGAGCTGATGATGATCGGCATCGAGCGAGACATCGCCAGTTCGGTCGCCATTCTCGACCGCCTTCCCGCGGCCGAGCGCGCAAGCTGGCTCGACCGGCTGGAGCGGCGCAACTACCGCTTTGTGCTGGGCGGCAGCGCGGATGGTACCGAGCCCGGCTCGCCCGCTTCGCGCCAGTTTGCCGCAGCCATTACCGAAGCGATGCGCCCGTTCGAGATCGTCAAGGTGGGAGAGGTGGCCTGGCCGCCCGAGGGGCTGCAGATTCAGGTGCGGCTGGGCGACGGGTCTTCGGTGGTGGTGCATGCCAGGCGCGTGGGCATGCCTGTGTCGGGCTGGGTGATGTGGCTGCTTGTCGTGCAGCTGCTGGTGCTGGCCGTTTGCGCCTGGTATGCGGTGAGGCTGGTCACACGGCCGCTTGCGCAACTGTCCGCCGCGGCCGACGAGCTGGGCCCCGACCTCAAAGGCCAGGCGCTCGCGGAAGACGGTCCCAGCGAAGTCGCGCATGCGGCGCGCGCCTTCAACGCCATGCAGCAGCGCATCGCGGGCTACATGGCCGAGCGGGTCGAAATCCTTGCGGCCATTTCGCACGACCTGCAGACGCCCATCACCCGCATGCGCCTTCGCACCGACCTGATGGACAACGAGCAGGACCGCGAGAAGTTCCGGCAAGACCTGGACGCGATGAACTCCCTTGTGCGCGAAGGCGTTACCTACGCACGCACGCTGCACGGCGCAACCGAGCCGCCGCTGCGCATCGATGCCGACGCGCTGCTCGAGAGCATGGTGGCCGACTATGAAGACGTGGGCCAGCAGGTGCGGCTCGAAGGCAAGGCCGGCGCGCCCATCGTGAGCCGACCCAACGCGCTGCGCAGGATCTTGATGAACCTGATCGACAACGCGCTGAAGTTCGGCACCGACGTGCGCGTGCAGGTTCATGCCGAGGGCGGCAAGCTGGTGGTGGCCGTGCTCGACAACGGACCGGGCATTCCGCCCGACGAGCTCGAGGCGGTGCTCAAGCCCTTCTACCGCGTCGAGAGCTCGCGCAACCGCAGCACCGGCGGAACCGGCCTGGGCCTGGCCATTGCGCACCAGCTTGCCATGGCCATGGGCGCCGAGCTCACGCTGAACAACCGCGCCGAAGGCGGGCTGGAGGCCCGGCTCACGCTGGGCACCGCGCCCGCGCACTGA
- a CDS encoding cytochrome c biogenesis protein DipZ yields the protein MLILLIAYLGGVLTILSPCILPVLPFVFARADRPFRSHGLPMLLGMALAFAAVATLAAVGGGWIVTLNEYGRYAAIAMLALFGVTLLFPGIADRMSRPLVAMGVRMSATQGNAAPGSVFSPLMLGVGTGLLWAPCAGPILGLILTGAALNGASVGTSLLLLAYAAGACTSLAAALLFGGRVFSVMKRSLHTGEWVRRAAGAAVLVGVGAIALGLDTGLLARLSVGTTSALEQALVDKIKPGTPHAEPVAVQEDAGFLRVSDHRTAAAPARQLKVEGNFPSLAGATEWINSPPLTPEALRGKVVLVDFWTYSCINCLRTLPYLNAWAEKYKDAGLVVLGVHTPEFAFEKRSANVRRATKDLGIGFPVATDNDFAIWRAFENNAWPAFYFIDAEGRIRHHQLGEGRYDKAEQVIQQLLAEAGQARIPAGLVAPSGQGTQAQPGLEPALSGETYVGHERAHGFASPGGLVRDHAKVYHAASSLRTNQWALAGDWTVEAERAVLNSANGRIAYRFQARDLHLVLGPAANGKPVRFRVLVDGKPPLADHGADTDAQGYGVVDAQKLYQLVRQSANGTNGKDRLFEIEFLDAGAQAYAFTFG from the coding sequence ATGCTCATCCTCCTCATTGCCTACCTGGGCGGCGTGCTCACCATATTGAGCCCCTGCATCCTGCCGGTGCTGCCTTTCGTGTTCGCGCGCGCCGACCGCCCGTTTCGTTCGCATGGCCTGCCGATGCTGCTGGGCATGGCGCTGGCATTTGCCGCCGTTGCCACGCTGGCAGCGGTGGGCGGAGGCTGGATCGTCACGCTCAATGAATACGGGCGCTATGCCGCCATCGCAATGCTTGCGCTGTTCGGCGTCACGCTGCTGTTTCCCGGCATTGCCGACCGCATGAGCCGGCCCTTGGTTGCGATGGGCGTGCGCATGTCCGCGACGCAGGGCAATGCCGCGCCGGGCTCGGTGTTCTCGCCGCTCATGCTGGGCGTGGGCACGGGCCTGCTCTGGGCACCGTGCGCGGGCCCGATCCTCGGCCTCATCCTGACCGGCGCGGCGCTCAATGGCGCGAGCGTGGGTACCTCGCTGCTGCTGCTCGCCTATGCCGCGGGTGCGTGCACGTCGCTGGCGGCCGCGCTGCTGTTCGGCGGGCGCGTGTTCTCTGTCATGAAGCGGTCGCTGCACACCGGCGAATGGGTGCGGCGCGCCGCCGGCGCGGCCGTGCTGGTGGGCGTGGGCGCCATCGCACTGGGGCTGGACACGGGCTTGCTCGCACGCCTGTCGGTCGGCACCACGTCGGCGCTGGAGCAGGCGCTGGTGGACAAGATCAAGCCGGGCACGCCGCACGCCGAGCCGGTTGCGGTGCAGGAAGATGCAGGCTTCTTGCGAGTGTCGGACCACCGCACGGCCGCCGCGCCTGCGCGCCAGCTCAAGGTCGAAGGCAACTTTCCTTCGCTGGCGGGCGCCACCGAATGGATCAACTCCCCGCCGCTCACGCCCGAGGCGCTGCGCGGCAAGGTGGTGCTGGTCGACTTCTGGACCTATTCGTGCATCAACTGCCTGCGCACGTTGCCCTACCTCAACGCATGGGCCGAGAAGTACAAGGATGCGGGCCTTGTGGTGCTGGGCGTGCATACGCCGGAGTTCGCGTTCGAGAAGCGTTCGGCCAACGTGCGCAGGGCGACCAAGGACCTGGGCATCGGCTTTCCCGTGGCCACGGACAACGACTTCGCGATCTGGCGCGCCTTCGAAAACAATGCCTGGCCGGCGTTCTACTTCATCGATGCCGAAGGCCGCATCCGCCACCATCAGTTGGGGGAGGGCCGCTACGACAAGGCCGAGCAGGTCATCCAGCAGCTGCTGGCCGAGGCGGGGCAGGCCCGCATCCCTGCGGGGCTGGTCGCGCCATCAGGGCAGGGTACCCAGGCGCAGCCCGGCCTCGAGCCTGCCTTGTCCGGCGAAACCTACGTGGGCCACGAGCGTGCGCACGGTTTTGCCTCGCCGGGCGGCCTGGTGCGAGATCACGCAAAGGTCTACCACGCGGCCTCTTCGCTGCGCACCAACCAATGGGCGCTGGCCGGCGACTGGACCGTGGAGGCCGAGCGCGCCGTGCTCAACAGTGCCAACGGCCGCATCGCCTATCGCTTTCAGGCGCGCGACCTGCACCTGGTGCTCGGTCCCGCGGCCAACGGCAAGCCGGTGCGATTCAGGGTGCTGGTGGACGGCAAGCCGCCGCTTGCGGATCACGGCGCCGACACCGACGCGCAGGGCTATGGGGTGGTCGATGCGCAGAAGCTCTATCAGCTGGTGCGCCAGTCCGCCAATGGGACCAACGGGAAAGACAGGCTGTTCGAGATCGAGTTTCTCGACGCGGGCGCACAGGCCTACGCGTTTACCTTCGGCTGA
- a CDS encoding ornithine cyclodeaminase family protein: MKHFDEIATREPLVFARLVPALRAAFAAEAQVPPRHVHSIETAGGNKGTVLIMPAWSEAGFLGIKTINVFPGNGARGLPGLHATYVLYDARTGVPLAMMDGNELTARRTAAASALGAAFLARADARRLLVVGTGRIARLLPAAHASVRPIDEVQVWNHRPEGAEALAAQWREEGLNARAVTALETAVRQADIVSCATLATEPLVRGEWLSPGSHLDLIGSFTPAMREADARCFAGARTFVDTTEALQKAGDLLDAIAAGTLRADEVQGTLAALCRGERTGRTDNGERTVFKAVGSALEDLTAATLVWRHAESTSA, encoded by the coding sequence ATGAAGCACTTCGACGAAATCGCCACCCGCGAGCCGCTGGTCTTTGCGCGGCTCGTGCCTGCGCTGCGAGCCGCCTTCGCGGCCGAGGCGCAGGTGCCGCCGCGGCATGTGCACAGCATCGAGACGGCCGGCGGAAACAAGGGCACCGTGCTCATCATGCCGGCGTGGAGCGAAGCGGGGTTCCTCGGCATCAAGACCATCAACGTCTTTCCGGGCAACGGCGCGCGCGGCCTGCCCGGCCTGCATGCCACCTATGTGCTGTACGACGCGCGCACCGGAGTGCCGCTGGCAATGATGGACGGCAACGAGCTCACCGCGCGCCGCACGGCGGCCGCATCGGCGCTGGGCGCAGCATTTCTGGCGCGGGCCGATGCACGCCGGCTGCTGGTGGTGGGCACCGGCCGCATCGCCAGGCTGCTGCCCGCCGCGCATGCGAGCGTGCGGCCCATCGACGAGGTGCAGGTGTGGAATCACCGGCCCGAAGGCGCCGAGGCCCTGGCCGCGCAATGGCGCGAAGAGGGTTTGAATGCCCGCGCCGTCACCGCGCTCGAAACGGCCGTGCGGCAAGCCGACATCGTGAGTTGCGCCACTCTCGCGACCGAGCCGCTGGTGCGCGGCGAATGGCTGAGTCCGGGCTCGCACCTGGACCTGATCGGCAGCTTCACCCCCGCCATGCGCGAGGCCGATGCCCGCTGCTTTGCGGGCGCCCGCACCTTCGTCGACACCACCGAAGCATTGCAGAAAGCGGGCGACCTGCTCGACGCGATAGCGGCCGGCACGCTGCGCGCCGATGAGGTGCAGGGCACGCTTGCCGCACTCTGCCGGGGCGAGCGTACGGGCCGCACGGACAACGGCGAGCGCACCGTTTTCAAGGCGGTGGGCAGCGCGCTGGAAGACCTGACGGCCGCCACGCTGGTGTGGCGGCACGCCGAATCGACATCAGCCTAA
- the rtcR gene encoding RNA repair transcriptional activator RtcR, with protein MKKSTVVIGFLGTQLDAGQGTGRWEKWRPTVSLAQHEDMVISRMELLYTLKHKALAEVVKADIATVSPETTVNLVPLDLADPWDFGEVYARLYDWARSYTFDTEREQYWTHITTGTHVAQICMFLLAESRVIPGVLAQTSPPKRQRAGNPGEVALIDLDLSRYDAIARRFDAEQRDAVAFLKSGIATRNARFNALIDEIERVAVRSRAPILLVGPTGAGKSFLARRMFELKQARHQMTGPFVEVNCATLRGDGAASTLFGHKKGAFTGAAGERAGLLRTAHQGALFLDEIGELGLDEQAMLLKAIEEKRFFPVGADKEVESDFQLIAGTNRDLRSDVAAGRFREDLFARINLWTYDLPGLAKRPEDIEPNLDHLLAIHAAENNRVVRFNAEARAAYLRFAQSAEALWCGNFRDLSASVTRLATLADGGRIPVALVEAEIARLRWLWNREGPEGQSGGAADVDLDALLGDERAAALDLFDRLQLEAVVRVCRDSRSLSDAGRQLFQASRAQRSVVNDADRLRKYLAKHGLEWSRIAAG; from the coding sequence ATGAAGAAATCCACCGTCGTCATCGGCTTTCTCGGCACTCAGCTCGACGCCGGCCAAGGCACAGGCCGCTGGGAAAAGTGGCGCCCCACCGTCTCGCTCGCGCAGCACGAGGACATGGTGATCTCGCGCATGGAGCTGCTCTACACGCTCAAGCACAAGGCGCTGGCCGAAGTGGTCAAGGCCGATATCGCCACCGTCTCGCCCGAGACCACCGTCAACCTGGTGCCGCTCGACCTTGCGGACCCGTGGGATTTCGGCGAGGTGTACGCGCGCCTCTACGACTGGGCGCGCAGCTACACCTTCGACACCGAACGCGAGCAGTACTGGACGCACATCACCACCGGTACGCACGTGGCTCAGATCTGCATGTTCCTGCTGGCCGAATCGCGGGTGATTCCGGGCGTGCTTGCGCAGACCTCGCCGCCCAAGCGGCAGCGCGCGGGCAACCCGGGCGAAGTGGCGCTGATCGACCTCGACCTGTCGCGCTACGACGCGATTGCGCGGCGCTTCGACGCCGAGCAGCGCGACGCGGTGGCCTTCCTGAAGAGCGGCATCGCCACGCGCAATGCGCGCTTCAACGCGCTCATCGACGAGATCGAACGCGTGGCGGTGCGCTCGCGCGCGCCGATCTTGCTGGTGGGGCCAACCGGTGCGGGCAAATCCTTCCTGGCGCGGCGCATGTTCGAGCTGAAGCAGGCGCGGCACCAGATGACGGGACCGTTCGTGGAGGTGAATTGCGCCACGCTTCGGGGCGACGGCGCCGCATCCACCTTGTTCGGCCACAAGAAAGGCGCGTTCACCGGCGCGGCGGGCGAGCGAGCGGGCCTGCTGCGCACGGCGCACCAGGGCGCGCTGTTTCTCGATGAGATCGGCGAGCTCGGGCTCGACGAACAGGCCATGCTGCTCAAGGCCATTGAAGAGAAGCGCTTCTTTCCGGTCGGCGCCGACAAGGAAGTGGAGAGCGACTTCCAGCTCATTGCGGGCACGAACCGCGACTTGCGCAGCGACGTGGCGGCCGGTCGCTTTCGCGAAGACCTGTTCGCCCGCATCAACCTCTGGACCTACGACCTGCCGGGCCTGGCAAAGCGGCCGGAAGACATCGAGCCCAACCTCGACCACCTGCTGGCCATTCACGCGGCCGAAAACAACCGCGTGGTGCGCTTCAACGCCGAGGCCCGCGCGGCCTACCTGCGTTTTGCACAAAGCGCCGAGGCGCTGTGGTGCGGCAACTTCCGCGACCTTTCGGCCAGCGTGACGCGGCTCGCCACGCTGGCGGACGGCGGGCGCATTCCGGTCGCGCTGGTCGAAGCCGAGATTGCGCGGCTTCGGTGGCTGTGGAACCGCGAAGGCCCAGAAGGCCAAAGCGGCGGCGCTGCGGATGTGGACCTCGATGCGCTGCTGGGCGACGAGCGTGCTGCCGCCCTCGACCTGTTCGACCGGCTGCAATTGGAGGCGGTGGTGCGTGTGTGCCGTGATTCGCGCAGCCTGTCGGACGCGGGGCGCCAGCTTTTCCAAGCGTCGCGCGCGCAGCGCAGTGTGGTGAACGATGCCGACCGGCTGCGAAAGTACCTTGCCAAGCACGGCCTCGAATGGAGCCGCATTGCCGCGGGCTGA
- a CDS encoding vWA domain-containing protein, giving the protein MANLQLFQTLRGALLPSADTLNEAGGAAYALSPKHQLAQLAATGCLNSTFYAQAQDQLDTVLALAREVDPLFVAKTAVYARRAGHMKDMPALLAATLAVRDVALLAKVFGRVVDNGKMLRNFVQMLRSGAVGRKSLGTRPKKLVQQWLLEATEAQLLNAAVGNTPSLADVVKMVHPKPAEAWRAAWFAWLIDRPYALEALPPVTQAFERFKRDRAQAVPDVPFQMLTALELDAQAWAQIAQRGSWQMVRQNLNTFARHGVFELPGLAEAVAAKLRDPQAVAKARVLPYQLMAAYTATGAEVPHVVKEALQDAMELALANVPVFDGRVVVCPDVSGSMSSPVTGHRGSATTAVRCIDVAALVAAAVLRRNADARVLPFETKVVSLALNPRDSVMTNAAKLAAVGGGGTSCSAPLALLNKEKAQADLVVLVSDNESWADRARGRGTATMQEWEAFKQRNPKARLVCIDIQPYATTQAQERGDVLNIGGFSDEVFKLLAVYAAGGLGADHWVGVIEETSI; this is encoded by the coding sequence ATGGCCAACCTTCAACTCTTCCAGACCCTGCGCGGCGCGCTGCTGCCTTCGGCCGACACGCTCAACGAAGCGGGCGGCGCGGCCTACGCGCTGTCGCCAAAGCACCAACTGGCGCAGCTCGCGGCCACCGGTTGCCTCAACAGCACCTTCTATGCACAGGCGCAAGACCAACTCGACACCGTACTGGCCCTCGCCCGCGAGGTCGATCCGCTGTTCGTCGCCAAGACGGCCGTGTACGCACGCCGCGCCGGCCACATGAAGGACATGCCCGCGCTGCTGGCCGCCACGCTGGCGGTGCGCGACGTGGCACTGCTCGCCAAGGTGTTCGGCCGCGTGGTCGACAACGGCAAGATGCTGCGCAACTTCGTGCAGATGCTGCGTTCCGGCGCGGTGGGCCGCAAGTCGCTCGGCACGCGTCCGAAGAAGCTCGTGCAGCAATGGCTGCTCGAAGCAACCGAGGCGCAGCTGCTGAACGCCGCCGTGGGCAACACGCCCTCGCTGGCCGACGTGGTGAAGATGGTTCACCCCAAGCCCGCCGAAGCCTGGCGCGCCGCATGGTTTGCATGGCTCATCGATCGTCCGTATGCGCTGGAGGCTCTGCCTCCCGTGACGCAGGCTTTCGAACGCTTCAAGCGCGACCGTGCGCAAGCGGTGCCCGACGTGCCGTTCCAGATGCTGACCGCGCTGGAACTGGACGCGCAGGCCTGGGCGCAGATCGCGCAGCGCGGATCGTGGCAGATGGTGCGTCAGAACCTGAACACCTTTGCGCGCCACGGCGTGTTCGAGCTGCCCGGTCTTGCTGAAGCGGTGGCTGCCAAGCTGCGTGACCCGCAAGCAGTGGCCAAGGCGCGCGTGCTGCCGTACCAGTTGATGGCGGCTTACACCGCAACCGGCGCCGAGGTGCCGCATGTGGTGAAAGAGGCGCTGCAGGATGCGATGGAACTCGCACTGGCCAACGTGCCGGTGTTCGACGGCCGCGTGGTGGTGTGCCCCGACGTGTCGGGCTCCATGAGCTCGCCGGTGACGGGCCACCGCGGTTCTGCGACCACAGCGGTGCGCTGCATCGACGTGGCCGCGCTGGTGGCTGCCGCCGTGCTGCGCCGCAATGCGGATGCGCGTGTGCTGCCCTTCGAAACGAAGGTGGTGTCGCTCGCGCTGAATCCGCGCGATTCGGTGATGACCAACGCAGCCAAGCTGGCGGCGGTGGGCGGCGGCGGTACCTCGTGCAGCGCGCCGCTGGCGCTGCTGAACAAGGAGAAGGCGCAGGCGGACCTGGTGGTGCTGGTGTCGGACAACGAATCGTGGGCCGACCGTGCACGTGGCCGGGGTACGGCCACCATGCAGGAGTGGGAGGCGTTCAAGCAGCGCAACCCCAAGGCGCGGCTGGTGTGCATCGACATCCAGCCCTATGCGACCACCCAGGCGCAGGAGCGCGGCGATGTGCTGAACATCGGCGGCTTCAGCGACGAAGTGTTCAAGCTGCTGGCGGTGTATGCCGCGGGCGGCCTGGGCGCCGACCACTGGGTGGGCGTGATCGAAGAGACTTCGATCTGA
- a CDS encoding RtcB family protein yields the protein MEQNYKLHQVANGVPVKMWTNGVPVEDEAQKQLENAARLPIVFKHIAAMPDVHYGIGATVGSVIPTFKAIIPAAVGVDIGCGMMACKTTLNARDLPDNLGPLRSAIEKAVPHGSNPKRMGRDKGSWETPPDETDAAWARLVDEFDLICEDYPRLKNTNNHKHLGTLGTGNHFIEVCLDEAGAVWFMLHSGSRGVGNAIGTHFIELAKKDAELHQRNLPDQDLAYFEEGAKYFGDYVRAVGWAQKFARANREVMMQRVVAAARKVIAKPFEAHVEAVNCHHNYVSRETHFGEDVLVTRKGAVSAKAGELGIIPGSMGAKSYIVRGKGNPESFMSCSHGAGRKMSRTKAKKLFTIADQIAATEGVECRKDADVIDEIPMAYKDIDAVMEAQKDLVEVVYTLKQVVCVKG from the coding sequence ATGGAACAGAACTACAAACTGCACCAGGTAGCCAACGGCGTCCCCGTCAAGATGTGGACGAACGGTGTGCCCGTGGAAGACGAGGCGCAGAAGCAGCTCGAGAACGCGGCGCGCCTGCCCATCGTGTTCAAGCACATCGCGGCCATGCCCGACGTGCACTACGGCATCGGCGCCACCGTGGGCTCGGTGATCCCGACCTTCAAGGCCATCATCCCCGCCGCGGTGGGCGTGGACATCGGCTGCGGAATGATGGCCTGCAAGACCACGCTCAACGCGCGCGACCTGCCCGACAACCTGGGCCCGCTGCGTTCTGCGATCGAGAAGGCCGTGCCGCACGGATCGAACCCCAAGCGCATGGGCCGCGACAAGGGCTCGTGGGAAACGCCGCCCGATGAAACCGATGCGGCCTGGGCCAGGCTGGTGGATGAGTTCGACCTGATCTGCGAGGACTACCCGCGCCTGAAGAACACCAACAACCACAAGCACCTGGGCACGCTGGGTACCGGCAACCACTTCATCGAGGTGTGCCTCGACGAGGCGGGCGCGGTGTGGTTCATGCTGCACTCGGGGTCGCGTGGCGTGGGCAATGCCATCGGCACGCACTTCATCGAACTCGCGAAGAAGGACGCCGAACTGCACCAGCGCAACCTGCCCGACCAGGACCTGGCGTACTTCGAAGAAGGCGCCAAGTACTTCGGCGACTACGTGCGCGCGGTGGGCTGGGCGCAGAAGTTCGCGCGTGCCAACCGCGAGGTGATGATGCAGCGCGTGGTCGCGGCCGCGCGCAAGGTCATCGCCAAGCCGTTCGAGGCGCATGTGGAAGCGGTGAACTGCCACCACAACTATGTGAGCCGCGAGACGCACTTCGGCGAAGACGTGCTCGTCACGCGCAAGGGTGCGGTGAGCGCGAAGGCCGGCGAACTCGGGATCATCCCCGGCAGCATGGGGGCCAAGAGCTACATCGTGCGCGGAAAGGGCAACCCCGAGAGCTTCATGAGCTGCAGCCACGGCGCGGGCCGAAAGATGAGCCGCACCAAGGCGAAGAAGCTCTTCACCATCGCAGACCAGATCGCCGCGACCGAGGGTGTCGAATGCCGCAAGGACGCCGATGTGATCGACGAGATTCCGATGGCCTACAAGGACATCGACGCGGTGATGGAAGCGCAGAAGGACCTGGTGGAAGTGGTCTACACACTCAAGCAGGTGGTTTGCGTGAAGGGTTAG